A window of bacterium genomic DNA:
GAGGAGGTCGTGGCCGCGGGGCTCGCCGACTGCGTCTCGCTCAGTCGGCCGCTGATCCGCGAGCCCGGCCTCGTCCGCCGCTGGCGGGCGGGGGACCGGCGCAAGTCGGCCTGCGGCTCGTGCAACGAGTGCTTCGGCGGCGCGGCCGACGGCGGCGGCGTGCGCTGCATGGTCGCGGAGCGCGCCCGCGCGCGGCGCTAGGCCCGCGCGACGGAGGACCGCGATGCCCGACCGCTTCCGCGTCTCGAACCTGCTGAAGCAGAAGCTGCTCGAGCTGGGCGTCTCCCCGGAGGCGGTGCTTCGCGGCGCGGGGCTGCCGCCCGGCCTCTTCGCGCAGGAGAAGATCTGCCTCTCGACCGACGAGTTCTTCGCCCTCTACGAGGCGATCGGCGCCGTCTCCGACGATCCCGCGGTCGGCCTGCGGCTCGGCGTCGAGGACCGCGTCGAGCGGTACAGCCCGGTGGCGATCGCGGCGCTCTACGCCCGCTCCTTCCGCGACGCGCTGGGACGCGCCGCGCGCTACAAGCAGCTGACCTGTCCCGAA
This region includes:
- a CDS encoding NADH:flavin oxidoreductase, whose translation is EEVVAAGLADCVSLSRPLIREPGLVRRWRAGDRRKSACGSCNECFGGAADGGGVRCMVAERARARR